The Miscanthus floridulus cultivar M001 chromosome 6, ASM1932011v1, whole genome shotgun sequence genomic interval aactcgatcacctagtgccactcgatgcaacctcacgatgcaattgtactagaatcgctctctcacacaatcggataatCACTAtaaagcatatgtgagatggagggctcccaagcactctcaagtatggacacaaagtccctcgaggtgctcagcaccagccatggctgagacccccttctatttatagccccataggctaaactagccgttaccccttcactggacgttTTTTGGGTTAACCAGATGCAccggtcatatcgaccagacgttggacctcagcgtccgatcaatggaaGCTCACCAcatgtcgcctccattcaacctcagtcgcttgatctcaatggtcaagtgatgaccggacgcagctactcaaagtgaccagacgcaaaatcccagcgtccggtcgtttccagtaaggttctagtcacgaccggacgcgtccggtcggtcatgatcggacatAGCATCATCattcggtccttctccaacttttcttcattgtctgtgtcaccgtacgtcagcctaaccggacgcacccaaccagcgtctggtcactttcagcGCCACCGTCCAGTCGAAGACTAACGTTGTGTgttctctgctgccactgatcggatgtaggaccccagcgtccggtcaccacatgaccagcatccggtccactctttgagaccctgtcttttctatatagggcactaatggcaccatcggactatccgtaCTCTACAGGCAGACACTCCGTCGGTGGATttttgaacccttctcacctctgttccatcgccgagttgatccacatcaactccaacttcatctcctttataaatgtgccaacacccccaagtgtacaccactatgtgtatgtatgttagcattttcataatcatttttcaaaggattagccactcaacttttcatgccactcaatcctagtgacgatgcaaagttagatcactcgagtgacactagatgaccgatatacaaacaagtttgcctctcttgattgtacggccatctatcctaaacccgatcacaaacttctctacacacctatgaccgttgaaatgaaatgccctaggttatacctttgccttgcacattccattccatctcctccaatatcgatgcaacacatgcaccaacacgatcaacaatgatatgatccacttcatatcatcacgtgatcatattggttcattgatctttacttcacttgcttttcaccattgccttcgtccatcagcgccaagtcttgctcaagcttcaccgccacgcggtccatcgctccaaagcctccaacttgtccttcacacttgcaaccggtccatcaagccaagtgttgtcttgatcttcttcaccttaatcacatgactcaatgtcatgtctcatgtgcaataagctccttcatcatcacatgtgtgagctttgcaacatctccaaaccattttcaccttcatgacatatgttgctcacacgcatatacttgtggactaatcacctgtgtatcttacataaacacaattagtccacctagggttgtcattcaattaccaaaaccacacaaggacctttcacagtgGCGCTAAGAACTAACAATTAACAATGTTCTATGAGCATTGTGCAGGAAAAGAAGGATAGAACCTCTGTCTGGTCGGACGCCCTGAGCGAAGGTCTAGAAACTACGACAAAGGCGCCCGGATGCAACCGAAGGCGAAGGCTCGGGCGACACCTACGGAGGCTACAAGAGTCGGCGTGAAGGTACGGGCGAAGGTCATCCTAGGCGAAGGTTCTAGGAGCCGAGGGACTTCCTGTAGGGCagcggttgaaagctctagtttggttttggtgaattaatgaaaccctaagtgctaacctagtttatcaaagtaattatgagataggtagcactactccaagtggtgaagtaaaTGAAGATTATGACTTgatcatggtgatgatcaagtgcttggacttggaaaagaagtaagagagaaacaaaaaactcaaggcaaatgtgaaattgataggagcttttcagtttagtgatcgagacacttagcgagtgtgatcacatttaggatcgatagccgtactattaagaggggtaaaactcgtattgaaatacggttatcaaagtgccactagatgctctaactcattgcatatgcatttaggatctagtggagtgctaacaaccttgaaaatgattgtgaaaatatgctaacacacatgcacaaaggtgatacacattgtgtttagcacttaggagcaagggttcgaaacttcaccggcgccctatatagaaaagacaggatttcacagagtgcaccggacgctggtcatgcagtgaccggatgctggggtcctgtgttcggttagtggcagcagtgaaggcgcaggcgtcggtcttcgaccggacactgggttactttgtgaccggacactggcggggtgcgttcggtccCACTAGCGTGGCAGCATAGATAAGAGGAGAAAGaaccggacgctgatgctgcattcgatcatgaccgaccggacacgtccagtcatgaaTTTTCACCTCTGGAAGCTTACTGAAAGTGACGagacgctagggtcctgtgtcTGATCGGGcataaccggacacgtccggtcgcgagAGGAACCTtattggaagtgaccggatgctggggtcctgcgtccagtcCTACACTGTGCTGCGTCtgatcacaacttaagtgcactaatGACCGTTAAGAttgggcgatcagcatttgaagcaggggccaggtggcgtgcatcgcgcgaccggacattggggtcctatgtccgatcgatctgaccgacgcgtccggtcgccccgattTTCAGTAGACTGAGgagccaacaactctatttcgtgggggcttctatttaagcctcatggccggctcaagctcactctcttggccatttgcattgacatagcaacctagtgagcttagccaaagccctcccactcatcttcatcagtgattcatcatctttgtgagattgggagtgaatccaagtgtattgcttgagtgattgcatctagaggcacacggtgtttgtgttttgctatggggttcgcttgttactcttggtggttgccgccacctagatagtttggtgcagcgaggatcgtcgagcagaggaaggtgcttgtctccggctccgatcgtggtgattgtgaggggttcttgacctttccccggtgaagagccaaaaggtactctagtagattgcccgtggcttgtgtgatcctcatcttgtgttggttgtgcggcaccctattgagggattggcgtatgatgccaattagcgcgtgaacctccaagtgagtgaatcgccacaacgaagactagcttgccgacaagcaagtgaacctcggtaaaaaaatcattgtgtcaacatttgattccgaggtgattggtcttcattgatattcatttttgtgattgattggttcatttctcgactcggcggtataaccatctcgctctctttctctttacattactgcaaactagttgtcaagctctttagtgtagctagttgtgagagcttgttagtttgattagtgtggttctttagttagcctttgagagcacattaacttagtatagagacatagtcattgtgtggatagagactatctaaactagaattgtggtaggtggcttgtatttttagtaggctagcgcaacactcgcttcgcctcatatttatctaaccggtttACTAAGTGTTATTGTGGAatattttaataggctattcaccccctgtctagccattaggacctttcagcggtgtCGGGTCATGGGCCGCAAACGGATTCACATTAGTGGCCCGTCAAGCAAAGGtggttgaagaagaaggcacCCAAAGTACCCCTAACGGTTTGTATTAGTATAGGAATATTCCGAGGATGTACTGTAATCGACAAATGGTAGAATTATAAAGAGTAGTCTTAGTAAGCAGTGTCCTATAAAATGGGACTCAAACTCTATACAAAGTGTGGTGATTGAatacatttatgaaaccctaatcaGGCGTAGATCCACTCTCCACACTTCACGTCTTTCGCCCATTGGCCGGCCGAATGGCCTCCATTAGTCCTTGTCCACCTGCTGCTGGAAATCCCTTTTTCCGGCACATAGCCATTTCTTGCATTGCAAGAAGCCGATCGAGTGGCCAATCAAGTGGGCCGGGCCGGAGTATCAAAGGTCGAGATGCTTTGAGTTACGTGACGTGATACTTCCAGGCAAGCCCATTAGGCCCATGTCCAGTGCTGTACTAGCGGAAGGAGGAGCTCGGCCGACAGGTGCCCTCCACGTCGGATGGATGCACTGCGTGCACTCGGTAATATGCATGTAATTACCGCGACACGCAGGCAGTGACGTGCTCGCTCGCCGCGCGGTAAGCCATTATCGTCCTCACACGCGTCCGGCCGGCGGCAGGCGCAGGACGACACACGCCGGCGTGGTCGCGAGCATGTCCGACACGCTAACGCCTTCTCTGGCGGTAAAAGATGAAGATGAAGGGGGTCGTCTCGCTAACGCTTGCTTGACGCGAGCTGTGTATAAATACGGTGCCGATCGAGTCCACTCGGAGCAGCAAGAGTGAGCTGAGCTCGACAGGTAGTAGTAAGGTAGCTTGAAGAGTTTGCGGTGTGTGCTTGTCAGCGAGAGCGTCCGGCTAGCCGCCGCGCGCTGGTGGTGGGGTGGGGATAACAATGGCGTCGCAGCAGGCGGAGCTGCAGGACCCCGAGATCCGGGAGGCGCTGGACCGCCGCGTCCGCGAGGAAGGCGGGACCGTCGTCAAGGGCGGCACCGGCGGGACCAGCCTCGAGGCCCAGGAGCGCCTCGCCGAAGGTACGACGCGCGCCCACGTCGCCATCTCATTCCACCGATGCGAGCTTCCATATGCAGGACGTAAGAAGGGAGGGCGGAGCCGCACGGCGGAGTCCGACAAGGAGCGCGCCGAGAAGGAGGGCGGCGTGCTCATCGAGCCCGACGAGAAGCAGCTCCAGGAGGCCATGAAGGACATCGGCCGCAACTGATCATCATGCATATCGCTCCAGTCGTCCATCGTCGTTGACCACCGTAGTAGTACTATACCACCATGTACCGGCCGGCGGGCCGCGGTAATAGTGGAGTATATATATACGTACTATGCGTGCGTACGTACGTGTATCCTAGTCCTAGTTATTATGGTCGGTGTATAGTTGCTACAAGCATGCTTGCGTGTAACGGTCAAGCAAGGGCGGGCTACAAagttttgtttcttgcattgtaGCCATATAGCTAGCGCCCATGTATGGCAGGTGTCGATGTTTGTATCTGCTAAGTGCCACTAGGAAGCACCCGTCTGCTGCAAAAATTTGGTGCCTGCGCATGCATGCCAACAAGGTTTGCAGCAGCCTGCTTTGGCCCaatatataggccccgttcgtttggagAAATCCGAATAAttctggagaaatttgtgagaaaAAATTAGCCGTTAAACAACTTTCAATCGTGAACAGTGCAATTTTTGCACCGTCCGAACGAGGCCATAAAATAAAAAACTTCCTCTCTGCAACTTTGGTTGACACTGTACTTGTATTACATTAATCATGAAATGTTGAGCCACACACATCAGTGTACAATACCCACACAGTACATCAGTATACGACTCACGGATCGATATGCAACGCAAGAAACGACGACCAATGCAGAATGCAGGtccatacatatatatacatgcacgACACGAGACCTGCTGTGCGTGCGCATCGATCGATGGATCCATCAGCCGCGGCACTTGAAGATCTTGCTGCAGCCGCGGGTGTAGTCGTTGGCCGGCTTCCCGGGGCGTTTGTCCTCGGGGCCCTGGTTCTTCTCGCAGTTGCCCAGCGCCTTGCAGCTGAGCACCTTGTCATACGATAAGTACTGCCCCTGATCGGCGCCGGCGGCCTCCTGCGGCTCCGTCGCCAGCAGCAGGcacagcaccgccgccgccaccatggccaGCCTAGCCGTGttcgccgccaccgccatggctagcctcgctcctctcctctcctcttgcgATGGAAAAAAATATATGAGGAGCTAGCTAGGTAGAGAGGAGTTTTTATTTCTTGTGATGTGATGTAATGATCGACCAGTACAGGTTTTGTAGAGGCTGCTTGTCTTAAGATATCTGTGGATGAGAGCAGATGTAGGGCCTCCATGTGCTATGTTTAGTTTAGAGAAAAAAACAACGCACAGGGTTCTATTCTGGGAAGCAGGACTTTTCCTTGATAAGAATGGGGGAAAAGCTCGTGATTCTTCTGTCGTCTGGGCTGGGTTCTCCCTTTCTGATAGATTAGCTAATAATGATGATATCATTCTCTTGTCCAAACACAAGTCAAACAAATGATGCCTACAACAATGTTCAGAGTAAATGAATTGATATATAATTTCCATTAACCCAATTATATCCTTATATCCTATACATCTAGCTTGTCTTACCTCTtggattttgttttcaaaaataaCAAATTTAACGCATAAAATTACATAACTATCAAATCCTAACACGTGGATTCAAGTTAATACTACAGTTGACACACAACCATTTACACACCTACCAAAATTGATCTTCCAACGTCTAATTTTCCTCACCAAAACCTGGCATGTATATCCAACCGTCTGTAACCATCGTCCTATCGATAGAGGCTGATGGACCCTCACCAAAACCTGGCATGTATATCCAACCGTCTGTAACCATCGTCTAATTTTCCTCACCAAAACCTGGCATGTATATCCTCAGGGAAGCTTGAAGGGCATTGGACGTTGATCAAACGATCGGGTGGGGACGTCTGATTGATGTGGAACCCAAGTTTTTGACAGAATTCTTGGGCAAACGGGCAGTCACACCCCCATTGCCTCGCCCTCTCCCCGTGTCGTGTGACTGCTCCTAGCAGCCACCCCCTTGGGACGCTAGGTGTCATCTGGTGCGCGGACAGTAAGCCCATAACTCAACTTGGGTTGCTGCCATTGTTTTTACAGTATGTTCTTTTAGATTAGTTGGTTCCATTGTGCGGGAGGTAGTAGTGGGGGCTCGAGCCCTGCGCACCCTACTGTTAGATTTGCCCTGACtcactattgttgtgagcatgTAATCAAAATTGTTTATTTGACATCCTATTTAAATGAGAATGGAATTTTCATTGAGTAATCATGGCCAACTTTAAAGGCTTCTGTTAGATCCAATATGAATTCTACGCTGTCGTACGAGTGTCTTGTAATCTTCATCCTCTGTACAAAAATAACTGCACATCTAAGTTTTCATGCACAATTTTTGAGACTGACCAAATACACAACTAAAGGTATTAATAATTATGATGTGTAAGAAATTATAAATATCAGTAGATTAATGGTGACATATATTGCATAggaaacttatttagagatacaatatTGACGTTATTTTCTATAAAGCTAGTCAAACTTAGAAAAACTTAACTCCCAAAATCGAACACGCTATTATTTTGTGATCAAGGGAGCATGTCATGCTTGGAGCCAACAAATCCGTGTGTACTAAGTACCAAGTTCAAATAGATAGTCCAATACTCCAATAAATTATTTAAAAGAAAGCTTCCAATTGGAAGATCGACCTCGTCTTTCATCCCCTGTTCCAGCATTGGAGCACAAATCATCCGTATTTTTTATGACAACCTTTATTGATTTAACAACACCTTACAAAGACTAGTATGTTGTCCGTGCTAACGTATGGTGACATTGTCATTCATTTTTATTCATGATCAATCATTAGGACAATATACCACGTGGGAGGGCGCACGACGTTGCGAGGTCGGACTAGTTGAGGAAAGCTTTTTTTCATTTTTCGGTGAAAACGGGCTAGCTGGGGATTCGATCTCTGAGTGCACGGAGGCGGGGGCGGTGGGGAGTGGTAGCAACATTGAAGCCAAGTTGAGGGATGATAAAAAGAGCCACGGCCCTTAGATTGAATTGAAGCCTCAGAGGAAGGATTGCGAGCCTTTAATTTTAATATTGTTGTATTCCTATGGTACAAATTGTGTCGTACACAAAAGTTGAACTATCTCAGCGGGAGACACAATTTGGTGTATATCCAGCTTTGTTTTGATTTTGTTCCTTTATAGTGTAGAGACTTTAAATGGATGAGTGCTTCCTTGGCGGAACACCGATGGAAGTGGACACAATGTGATCTAAATAAATCATACACATTTATATTTGGCACATCTCCAACGACAAGAAGCTTCACCTTAGAGGCTTAGATCTAAAACTATGTGCTAAAATTAAGAGCTTTAGCAATATTTTCTTTTTAGAGAATAAAAAACAGCTCATCAACCAGATAACTTGGGTGCACCAAGGGCTTCATTTGGAATCACAGATTTTAGGAATTGGAAATACCCAGGTCAGACAACTTTCTTGAACCTGGATCTCTGCGAATAAATAAATGTACTCCGTATGCATATATACCTCAGCATACGAAATGGACAGGAGACACACACACACGCGCGTATAAAGCAACGATGAGTTAGCTAGCCCTGCACGCCCGGACCGCATATGCATGCGACGCACAGTTAGGCTCAGCTCGATCGACCGCCTGCTGCACACACATATATATGCGTGCATCGCATCGATCAGCCGCGGCACCCAGTGATCTTGCTACAGCCACGGGTGTATGGGTTGGCCTCCGCCCCCGGGCGAGTGCTGTCGGCGGCGGCGAGCTTCACGTCGCAAGTGCCGGGGACCTCGCACTCGGCCTTGCTAGCCTTGCCGTAGCTGGCCCTGGCCTTGCCCTCGCTGGGCGTCGCCGGCGTCGCTTCCGCGGCATCGGTGGTGGGGGTTGCCTCGGTGGCGGGGGCGGCCTCGGTGGCGGGGGCGTACCCGGCAGCGGCGGCCTCCTGCCCGGCCAGCAGCAGGCCAAATAACAGCACCACGGCCGCCACGGCCAGCCTCGTGTTCATCATCACCTTCTTCTCCATGGATGCTTGTTGTCTTTCAGCTAGCTGATCGATCTGCACGGGAATAATTAAGTTTGTTTTGTTGCTTATTGGCGAGATAGAGAGGCAGACCAAGTGTGGTTTTAATAGGAGGTGGTCGTCTAAGATATGAGTGGATGAGAGTGGATCTAGCTAGCTAGGGCGTCGTAGTACTATGTTTAGAGAGAAAGAGAACACTAGCTCATGCTTTATTTTGGACGTCGGACTTTGTCGCTCTAAAATGGCGTGAAGCCTGTACGTTTCTTACTTTCTTCGCACTAGCTAGGAATGCATGCACTCGTAGGTAGGTTGGCCATATGAACCAGCTGCATATGGTGAACCCACATGCATCCTTTCTAGTACGCCTAAAGGCAACTAGCTACCTCCCTCCTCTCTCCCATTAGCGATGTTGATGCATTGATAAGTCCTaataactactccctccatttcggATAAATGTTCGTAAGATTACATGCATGTATCCTAATAACATCATGGTAGATTTTCATACAATATATGCCCTGTGTgtgtg includes:
- the LOC136457720 gene encoding major pollen allergen Lol p 5b-like — translated: MEKKVMMNTRLAVAAVVLLFGLLLAGQEAAAAGYAPATEAAPATEATPTTDAAEATPATPSEGKARASYGKASKAECEVPGTCDVKLAAADSTRPGAEANPYTRGCSKITGCRG
- the LOC136457719 gene encoding protein RALF-like 13, giving the protein MAVAANTARLAMVAAAVLCLLLATEPQEAAGADQGQYLSYDKVLSCKALGNCEKNQGPEDKRPGKPANDYTRGCSKIFKCRG
- the LOC136457718 gene encoding late embryogenesis abundant protein B19.1A-like, translating into MASQQAELQDPEIREALDRRVREEGGTVVKGGTGGTSLEAQERLAEGRKKGGRSRTAESDKERAEKEGGVLIEPDEKQLQEAMKDIGRN